From Bos javanicus breed banteng chromosome 5, ARS-OSU_banteng_1.0, whole genome shotgun sequence, the proteins below share one genomic window:
- the LOC133247805 gene encoding uncharacterized protein LOC133247805 isoform X2: protein MPAQTVPVYPRRPAPCATPEKRINSSPPLLLPSGFPGYRASNPDGFLCVVPPPARPQGELDHRVVTSTASRPAARLRAELLGDVLQAMGHGCGTHLGGVHLETRSVWRLGVGGVRVGGRTELWPSLCCPQFYFPRPSHPQADFSFLEIKFLFLSQIRVSPGLELCRKTGNSDFVHFKRCERDLCSGGACKHGDFEIQFMNSEPKPFGL, encoded by the exons ATGCCCGCTCAGACGGTCCCAGTCTACCCGCGCCGTCCTGCCCCTTGCGCAACTCCGGAGAAACGGATCAactcctccccgcccctcctcctcccctcggGGTTTCCGGGGTACCGGGCCTCGAACCCCGACGGCTTCCTCTGCGTGGTCCCGCCGCCCGCGCGTCCCCAGGGAGAGCTTGACCACCGCGTGGTGACATCTACCGCGTCCCGCCCGGCTGCACGGCTCCGGGCAGAACTGTTGGGTGACGTTCTCCAGGCCATGGGACATGGATGTGGCACCCACCTGGGCGGTGTCCACCTGGAAACCCGGAGCGTGTggaggctgggggttgggggagtgaGGGTGGGGGGCCGGACTGAGCTCTGGCCGAGCCTGTGCTGCCCACAGTTCTACTTCCCtcgtccctcccacccccaggcggACTTTTCTTTCCTAGAAATTAAGTTTCTGTTTCTCTCACAGATCAGGGTTAGCCCAGGCTTGGAGCTATGTCGTAAGACTGGTAATAGTGACTTCGTACATTTCAAACGCTGCGAAAGGGATTTGTGCTCCGGAGGCGCTTGCAAGCACGGTGATTTTGAAATACAGTTTATGAATTCTGAGCCCAAG ccctttggactgtag
- the LOC133247805 gene encoding uncharacterized protein LOC133247805 isoform X1, with the protein MPAQTVPVYPRRPAPCATPEKRINSSPPLLLPSGFPGYRASNPDGFLCVVPPPARPQGELDHRVVTSTASRPAARLRAELLGDVLQAMGHGCGTHLGGVHLETRSVWRLGVGGVRVGGRTELWPSLCCPQFYFPRPSHPQADFSFLEIKFLFLSQIRVSPGLELCRKTGNSDFVHFKRCERDLCSGGACKHGDFEIQFMNSEPKLEVRLLGEISKTSDMQMTPPLWQKAKKN; encoded by the exons ATGCCCGCTCAGACGGTCCCAGTCTACCCGCGCCGTCCTGCCCCTTGCGCAACTCCGGAGAAACGGATCAactcctccccgcccctcctcctcccctcggGGTTTCCGGGGTACCGGGCCTCGAACCCCGACGGCTTCCTCTGCGTGGTCCCGCCGCCCGCGCGTCCCCAGGGAGAGCTTGACCACCGCGTGGTGACATCTACCGCGTCCCGCCCGGCTGCACGGCTCCGGGCAGAACTGTTGGGTGACGTTCTCCAGGCCATGGGACATGGATGTGGCACCCACCTGGGCGGTGTCCACCTGGAAACCCGGAGCGTGTggaggctgggggttgggggagtgaGGGTGGGGGGCCGGACTGAGCTCTGGCCGAGCCTGTGCTGCCCACAGTTCTACTTCCCtcgtccctcccacccccaggcggACTTTTCTTTCCTAGAAATTAAGTTTCTGTTTCTCTCACAGATCAGGGTTAGCCCAGGCTTGGAGCTATGTCGTAAGACTGGTAATAGTGACTTCGTACATTTCAAACGCTGCGAAAGGGATTTGTGCTCCGGAGGCGCTTGCAAGCACGGTGATTTTGAAATACAGTTTATGAATTCTGAGCCCAAG TTGGAAGtaagactgctaggagaaatatcaaaaacctcagatatgcagatgacaccacccttatggcagaaagcaaagaagaattaa